One Streptosporangium sp. NBC_01495 DNA window includes the following coding sequences:
- a CDS encoding phosphotransferase family protein — MLRERAANRALPAGIPAPRLLWADDVDGWHLLLFEHAPGREADLTPGSPHISAVVNAVAAISVPCPWAEAPSVTVKVAALLRQAEMLMAESPAEYARYGPLVKALDLDEFNGTVLLHADLHAGNLLVDGGRCWVVDWSMACQGAAWVDVALWIPRLIDAAPAPADAEEVAARVPAWGSAPEDAGRYPCPVRRPYGRDGAGTSAGEAATDRRSLPGMGGVPHQLIRSTDAPPLSARRTSGAFACSGSGYQLPTAPC; from the coding sequence CTGCTGCGCGAGCGCGCCGCTAACCGGGCACTCCCCGCGGGGATCCCTGCGCCCCGTCTGCTGTGGGCCGACGACGTAGACGGCTGGCACCTGCTGCTCTTCGAGCACGCACCCGGCCGGGAGGCGGACCTGACGCCCGGCTCCCCGCACATCTCCGCCGTGGTGAACGCGGTTGCCGCCATCTCCGTCCCTTGCCCTTGGGCTGAGGCGCCGTCCGTGACGGTCAAGGTCGCCGCGCTGCTCCGGCAAGCTGAGATGCTCATGGCGGAGTCTCCGGCCGAGTACGCCCGCTACGGGCCGCTCGTCAAAGCCCTCGACCTCGACGAGTTCAACGGGACGGTCCTGCTGCACGCAGACCTGCACGCAGGCAACCTCCTCGTCGACGGCGGCCGGTGTTGGGTCGTTGACTGGTCGATGGCCTGCCAGGGCGCAGCCTGGGTGGATGTGGCCCTGTGGATCCCGCGGCTGATCGACGCCGCGCCCGCGCCCGCCGACGCCGAGGAGGTCGCCGCCCGGGTGCCTGCGTGGGGTTCAGCGCCCGAGGATGCGGGCCGCTACCCGTGCCCTGTTCGCCGCCCGTATGGCCGAGACGGAGCCGGCACATCTGCGGGAGAAGCGGCTACGGACCGCCGCAGCCTGCCAGGCATGGGTGGAGTACCGCACCAGCTGATCCGCAGCACGGACGCCCCGCCGCTCTCCGCGAGGAGAACGAGCGGGGCGTTCGCGTGTTCAGGATCGGGCTACCAGCTACCTACTGCACCGTGTTGA
- a CDS encoding STAS domain-containing protein: MTVSENGERSAALTLTSALVSGINVIRVTGLLDATTRDQFADYLAAETGEHGLDMALDLSGVTFMDSRALGLIVHHWQVSTTAGAKFALIGVEYAKTKVMWITGLAQRLPLYDTIDDAIAAFG; the protein is encoded by the coding sequence GTGACGGTGTCGGAGAACGGCGAGAGATCGGCAGCCCTGACTCTCACGTCGGCGCTGGTCAGTGGGATCAACGTGATCCGGGTGACGGGTCTGCTGGACGCGACGACGAGGGATCAGTTCGCCGACTACCTGGCGGCGGAGACCGGCGAGCACGGTCTCGACATGGCGCTGGATCTGAGCGGGGTGACCTTCATGGACTCGCGCGCGCTCGGACTCATCGTCCACCACTGGCAGGTCAGCACCACCGCGGGCGCCAAGTTCGCCCTCATCGGGGTGGAGTACGCCAAGACCAAGGTGATGTGGATCACTGGTCTGGCCCAGCGGCTGCCCCTGTACGACACGATCGACGACGCGATCGCCGCCTTCGGCTAG
- a CDS encoding ANTAR domain-containing response regulator, with translation MDMVTPVLARDLAVLGRVSEETSSESVLRGLTVTLAGGVPGCAGGSAELWRQERMVVSASHSELVVLLDSEGEIGEGPSSEARATGRHVIVQDVLREPRWPAYTGMAVRCGVRSVLAMPIVIEHAVLVLGMYGVRPGVFAARNVPPLADMLAEQVGVALANMWDYDEVRTDAAQMQEALAGRAIIDQAKGIIMKSSGCSAEAAFDELRRISQHHQVKVADLAKLLVEEHQRNREAKKED, from the coding sequence ATGGACATGGTCACCCCCGTTCTCGCCCGGGACCTCGCGGTCCTCGGCAGGGTCAGCGAGGAAACGTCGAGCGAGAGCGTGCTGCGCGGTCTCACAGTCACCCTCGCGGGCGGCGTGCCCGGTTGCGCGGGCGGCTCCGCCGAGCTCTGGCGCCAGGAACGGATGGTCGTCTCAGCCTCCCACAGCGAGCTCGTCGTCCTCCTCGACAGCGAGGGGGAGATCGGCGAGGGGCCCTCGTCCGAGGCCCGCGCCACCGGGCGCCACGTGATCGTCCAGGACGTCCTGCGCGAGCCCCGCTGGCCCGCGTACACCGGCATGGCCGTCCGCTGCGGCGTCCGCTCGGTCCTGGCGATGCCCATCGTCATCGAGCACGCCGTCCTGGTCCTCGGGATGTACGGGGTGCGCCCCGGCGTCTTCGCGGCCAGGAACGTCCCGCCGCTGGCGGACATGCTCGCCGAGCAGGTGGGCGTGGCCCTCGCCAACATGTGGGACTACGACGAGGTCCGCACCGACGCGGCCCAGATGCAGGAGGCCCTCGCGGGCCGGGCGATCATCGACCAGGCCAAGGGCATCATCATGAAGTCGAGCGGCTGCTCGGCCGAGGCCGCCTTCGACGAGCTGCGCCGCATCTCGCAGCACCACCAGGTGAAGGTCGCCGACCTGGCCAAGCTGCTGGTCGAGGAGCACCAGCGCAACCGCGAGGCGAAGAAAGAGGACTGA
- a CDS encoding erythromycin esterase family protein, translated as MAETVPQWISQHAHPLTTLDPQAPLADLLPLRDMARDATVVALGVSTRQAHELSVIAHRILRFLVEELGFRSLALEGDDAGRLKLDEYLRTGQGDPRALLADARSFWQTEEILGVIRWMRAHNERHPADPVRFAGVLDHPGQATPQPDGLEAIERRLAEDTIRWHEHTGDKIVYWGGIAHTANGAPRTVSPSSPPATHHNAGSHLRERFGPGYLSLGLTFHHGSLPYPVPAPPADFAETPLGAAGPDTFLLDLRAERPDPVRAWSDAPTRTRLIGPVYDPGDDAAYHLSGGSLTDWFDVIAHRRQVTPVHLITG; from the coding sequence ATGGCCGAGACGGTCCCCCAGTGGATCAGCCAGCACGCCCATCCCCTCACCACCCTCGACCCCCAGGCCCCGCTCGCCGATCTGCTGCCACTGCGCGACATGGCGCGCGATGCCACGGTCGTCGCCCTCGGCGTGTCGACCCGCCAGGCCCATGAGCTGTCCGTCATCGCTCACCGGATCCTGAGGTTCCTGGTCGAGGAGCTGGGGTTCCGCTCCCTCGCCCTGGAAGGCGACGACGCGGGACGCCTCAAACTCGACGAGTACCTACGTACCGGACAGGGCGACCCGCGGGCGTTGCTGGCCGACGCCAGGTCCTTCTGGCAGACCGAGGAAATCCTCGGCGTCATCCGATGGATGCGCGCCCACAACGAGCGACACCCGGCCGACCCGGTCCGTTTCGCCGGCGTCCTCGACCATCCCGGGCAGGCCACACCACAACCCGACGGCCTCGAAGCCATCGAACGACGCCTGGCCGAGGACACGATCCGGTGGCACGAGCACACCGGAGACAAGATCGTCTACTGGGGCGGCATCGCGCACACGGCCAACGGCGCCCCGCGGACCGTCTCCCCGTCGTCCCCGCCGGCGACGCACCACAACGCGGGCAGTCACCTGCGCGAGCGCTTCGGTCCCGGCTACCTGTCCCTCGGGCTGACCTTCCACCATGGCTCGCTGCCCTATCCCGTCCCCGCCCCACCGGCGGACTTCGCCGAGACCCCCCTCGGCGCAGCCGGCCCGGACACCTTCCTGCTGGATCTGCGCGCCGAGAGGCCCGATCCGGTTCGGGCCTGGTCCGACGCGCCGACCAGGACGCGGCTGATCGGTCCCGTCTACGATCCCGGGGACGACGCCGCGTACCACCTGTCCGGCGGCTCACTCACCGACTGGTTCGACGTCATCGCCCACCGCCGGCAGGTGACGCCTGTCCACCTCATTACCGGCTGA
- a CDS encoding glycoside hydrolase family 16 protein — protein sequence MSIRGTLLGVLAASLAFSSLPATGASAETGPSAGRGWGAPVLVENFNGTRVDGRRWVVYHSPGAETNPRTGRASTVGGGVLRLKGGFYGGRDLSGGIATRSAQRYGRWEVRLRAERGAGYTPVALLWPSDQGGGEYAEVDFAEIIDPGRRSGGIFVHRGDRPQAQRQMRADFTRWHTVAVDLLPGRLTFWLDGRKVWDYRGPNVPRSRSMHLTLQNDVTCNEWSPCRDRSTPPTVSMYVDWVKVYRAPV from the coding sequence ATGTCGATTCGTGGCACGCTCCTGGGTGTTCTGGCCGCCTCCCTCGCGTTCTCCTCGCTGCCCGCGACGGGCGCGTCCGCGGAGACGGGCCCGTCCGCCGGGCGCGGCTGGGGCGCCCCGGTCCTGGTGGAGAACTTCAACGGCACCCGCGTCGACGGCCGCAGGTGGGTCGTCTACCACTCCCCCGGCGCCGAGACCAACCCGCGCACCGGGCGGGCCTCGACCGTGGGCGGTGGCGTGCTGCGGCTCAAGGGTGGCTTTTACGGGGGCAGGGACCTGTCGGGGGGCATCGCGACCCGGAGCGCGCAGCGGTACGGGCGCTGGGAGGTGCGGCTGCGGGCCGAGCGCGGCGCGGGCTACACCCCCGTGGCGCTGCTCTGGCCGTCCGACCAGGGCGGCGGGGAGTACGCGGAGGTCGACTTCGCCGAGATCATCGACCCGGGCCGCAGGTCGGGCGGGATCTTCGTGCACCGCGGCGACCGGCCCCAGGCCCAGCGGCAGATGCGGGCCGACTTCACCCGGTGGCACACGGTCGCGGTCGACTTGCTGCCCGGACGGCTGACGTTCTGGCTGGACGGCAGGAAGGTGTGGGACTACCGGGGGCCGAACGTGCCGAGGAGCCGCTCCATGCACCTGACGCTCCAGAACGACGTGACGTGCAACGAGTGGTCGCCGTGCCGCGACCGCTCCACTCCCCCGACGGTCAGCATGTACGTGGACTGGGTGAAGGTCTACCGGGCCCCCGTCTGA
- a CDS encoding sensor histidine kinase, which yields MTSIHQAAVYGSDGCFLAMALPFVQDGLAKGDPVMVATTSANLELLGDALGREGRQVDYAETAFLGRRTVERATAFHRYWQRRGPEAPRGGHVRILAEPVWAGRGTADVRAWQRMESGLNLLLRDTNVWMICPYDERTADPGVVATARRTHPTLSKDGVSMTSCPEYTDPAGFIAECDSVPPLEPPGDSAAAHVETLHALRVFVTGHASFMGLSPDRASLLSVAAYEVAALLEPPVTVRLWERLGAITCHVDRRGGRVADPVAGFLPPGSAAGPGDGLWIARQLCDRLDIHNDQGGCVIQLHVPSARAEESRQSRKY from the coding sequence ATGACCTCCATCCACCAGGCCGCGGTGTACGGCTCCGACGGGTGCTTCCTGGCGATGGCGCTGCCGTTCGTCCAGGACGGGCTGGCCAAGGGCGATCCGGTGATGGTCGCGACCACCTCGGCCAACCTGGAGCTTCTCGGGGACGCCCTGGGCAGGGAGGGCCGCCAGGTCGACTACGCGGAGACCGCGTTCCTGGGCCGTAGGACGGTGGAACGTGCCACCGCCTTCCACCGCTACTGGCAGCGGCGCGGCCCCGAGGCCCCGCGTGGCGGGCACGTGCGGATCCTCGCCGAGCCGGTGTGGGCCGGACGCGGGACCGCCGACGTGCGGGCCTGGCAGCGCATGGAGTCGGGCCTGAACCTGCTGCTGCGCGACACCAACGTGTGGATGATCTGCCCGTACGACGAGAGGACGGCGGATCCGGGGGTGGTGGCCACCGCGCGGCGCACCCACCCCACCCTCTCCAAGGACGGCGTCTCGATGACGTCCTGCCCCGAGTACACCGATCCCGCGGGCTTCATCGCCGAGTGCGACTCCGTCCCGCCCCTCGAACCGCCGGGCGACTCGGCCGCCGCGCACGTGGAGACGCTCCACGCCCTGCGGGTGTTCGTCACCGGCCACGCGTCCTTCATGGGGCTGAGCCCCGACCGCGCGAGCCTGCTCTCGGTCGCCGCGTACGAGGTGGCCGCCCTGCTGGAGCCGCCCGTGACGGTACGGCTGTGGGAGCGGCTGGGTGCGATCACCTGTCACGTCGACCGCCGGGGCGGGCGGGTCGCCGACCCGGTCGCCGGATTCCTCCCGCCGGGTTCCGCGGCCGGTCCCGGCGACGGGCTGTGGATCGCCCGGCAGCTGTGCGACCGCCTCGACATCCACAATGACCAGGGCGGATGCGTGATCCAGCTGCACGTTCCGAGCGCCAGGGCCGAGGAGTCGCGGCAGAGCAGGAAGTATTAG
- a CDS encoding SpoIIE family protein phosphatase: protein MTDAIGLQTLEQALNALTTRVSSLREAKSAYPADPRSTLDAALAELDTARELLDASVRELRKAPKRSGERESGSQRELKLLRQVFRTFPIPVVVLDASGVVRRISAETSRMLGSPAGYLIGRSFPLFVDVSRRAAFRSHLTAVQQGGQTATLQTRLAHQGRAHTVQLAVTRLTMPGEPQEMVAVMILPLEAQVAGPPHGPADRSDATLVVAAARRQELLSRMTRLLLDEESLRQPVTVTRASRLLVAEWADWVIADVVRDGMPRRACVLGPSDKPVTQLVRLAEGMNPLTAPAIAHVLTGGSGVVHEMLEDDGLLGDVPGGPPLLRVMGAASVLIVPIGGENGVLGALTLVRLRDREPFSLADLGLMEEIGAHLGLALRARRSFQTRSRAADALRTSVVPRSLPDIPGFEAAAIYNAGSSPVGAEFYDVFRVGEGWGFALGGAAGKGEEAASVSAMVRNGLRVLSVWETDPGEVMRKLNQALTAQHNGMFVMAVTGFVKARKIRLASAGHHPAALLRPDGGVRFTAGGGVPLGIAPEAEMFTEELTLTSGQTLVFYSDGLVASQNELGESYGETRLADVLARCVAQSPAEIVKTVEEDRHAFSGGRVWDEIVILALRVV, encoded by the coding sequence TTGACCGACGCCATTGGCCTTCAGACCCTGGAGCAGGCGCTGAACGCGCTGACCACCAGGGTCTCCTCCCTGCGCGAGGCGAAGTCCGCCTACCCCGCCGACCCCCGGTCCACACTCGACGCGGCGCTCGCGGAGCTCGACACCGCCCGCGAGCTGCTGGACGCCTCGGTGCGAGAGCTGCGCAAGGCGCCCAAACGGTCGGGCGAGCGGGAGAGCGGGTCGCAGCGGGAGCTCAAGCTGCTGCGGCAGGTGTTCCGCACCTTCCCCATCCCGGTGGTGGTGCTGGACGCCTCGGGGGTGGTGCGGCGGATCAGCGCCGAGACGTCCAGGATGCTCGGCAGCCCTGCGGGATACCTGATCGGCCGCTCGTTCCCGCTGTTCGTCGACGTCTCCCGGCGGGCGGCGTTCCGCTCGCACCTGACGGCGGTCCAGCAGGGCGGCCAGACCGCGACCCTCCAGACGCGGCTGGCCCACCAGGGCCGCGCGCACACGGTGCAGCTGGCCGTCACCCGGCTGACGATGCCGGGAGAGCCGCAGGAGATGGTCGCGGTCATGATCCTGCCGCTGGAGGCGCAGGTGGCGGGGCCGCCGCACGGCCCGGCCGACCGCTCGGACGCCACCCTGGTCGTGGCCGCGGCGCGCCGGCAGGAGCTGCTGTCCAGGATGACCCGCCTGCTGCTCGACGAGGAGAGCCTGCGCCAGCCGGTGACCGTCACCCGGGCCTCGCGGCTGCTGGTCGCCGAGTGGGCCGACTGGGTGATCGCCGACGTGGTCCGTGACGGCATGCCCCGGCGGGCCTGCGTGCTCGGCCCGAGCGACAAGCCGGTGACCCAGCTGGTCCGCCTCGCCGAGGGGATGAACCCGCTGACCGCGCCGGCCATCGCGCACGTGCTGACCGGCGGCTCTGGTGTGGTGCACGAGATGCTGGAGGACGACGGGCTGCTCGGCGACGTCCCCGGTGGCCCGCCGCTGCTGCGGGTGATGGGGGCCGCCTCGGTGCTGATCGTGCCGATCGGCGGCGAGAACGGCGTTCTGGGGGCCCTGACCCTGGTGCGGCTGCGCGACCGCGAACCGTTCTCGCTGGCCGATCTGGGGCTGATGGAGGAGATCGGCGCCCATCTGGGGCTCGCGCTGCGCGCGCGGCGCAGCTTCCAGACCCGCTCGCGGGCGGCCGACGCGCTGCGTACCAGCGTGGTGCCCCGGAGCCTGCCGGACATCCCGGGATTCGAGGCCGCGGCCATCTACAACGCGGGTTCCAGCCCGGTCGGCGCCGAGTTCTACGACGTCTTCCGCGTCGGCGAGGGGTGGGGTTTCGCCCTCGGGGGCGCGGCGGGCAAGGGTGAGGAGGCCGCGTCGGTCAGCGCCATGGTGCGCAACGGCCTGCGCGTGCTCAGCGTCTGGGAGACCGATCCCGGCGAGGTGATGCGCAAGCTGAACCAGGCCCTCACCGCCCAGCACAACGGCATGTTCGTGATGGCGGTGACCGGGTTCGTCAAGGCGCGCAAGATCAGGCTGGCCAGCGCGGGGCACCACCCCGCCGCGCTGCTGCGGCCCGACGGCGGGGTGCGGTTCACCGCGGGGGGCGGCGTTCCGCTGGGCATCGCCCCCGAGGCGGAGATGTTCACCGAGGAGCTCACGCTGACCTCGGGCCAGACCCTGGTCTTCTACTCCGACGGCCTGGTGGCCTCGCAGAACGAGCTGGGTGAGTCCTACGGCGAGACCAGGCTGGCGGACGTGCTGGCGCGCTGCGTGGCGCAGTCCCCCGCCGAGATCGTCAAGACCGTGGAAGAGGACCGGCACGCGTTCTCCGGCGGGAGAGTTTGGGATGAGATCGTGATACTCGCCCTCCGTGTCGTATAA
- a CDS encoding ATP-binding protein, whose protein sequence is MLRTTADWDRGGGSRVNEDGVRPARFMASGGRSRMIPADAAVAELAFCLPDLPDVRDFAATQAVRSGMSQESLADFLVALNEVATNAVTHGHTTAKAVLRMWTVGRTLVVEIHDEGRWDPGPAPGETPPGPHATSGMGLWVARMVSSDIKFETGASGTFITMSFKV, encoded by the coding sequence ATGCTGAGGACAACGGCGGACTGGGACAGGGGAGGCGGATCTCGGGTGAACGAGGACGGTGTTCGTCCCGCTCGCTTCATGGCGAGTGGCGGCCGTTCCCGGATGATCCCCGCCGACGCCGCTGTCGCCGAACTCGCCTTCTGCCTTCCCGACCTTCCCGACGTACGCGACTTCGCCGCCACCCAGGCCGTGCGGAGCGGTATGTCCCAGGAGAGCCTCGCCGACTTCCTGGTGGCGCTGAACGAGGTGGCCACCAACGCGGTCACCCACGGTCACACCACCGCCAAGGCCGTGCTGCGGATGTGGACGGTCGGCCGTACCCTCGTCGTGGAGATCCACGACGAGGGCCGGTGGGACCCGGGACCCGCTCCGGGGGAGACGCCTCCCGGGCCCCACGCGACCAGCGGCATGGGCCTGTGGGTGGCCCGGATGGTCAGCTCCGACATCAAGTTCGAGACCGGGGCCTCGGGCACGTTCATCACCATGTCGTTCAAGGTCTGA
- the soxR gene encoding redox-sensitive transcriptional activator SoxR — MPEPATIAKELTIGELSERSGVPTSALRFYERQGLISSRRTTGNQRRYHRSTLRRVAFIRASQSVGMPLSVIGGALGFLPEDAPPTREFWIKASACWSEEINARIEKMERMRDRFTECVGCGCLSFEQCALINPGDALADHGPGPRRLLNP; from the coding sequence ATGCCGGAACCCGCGACGATCGCCAAGGAGCTGACCATCGGTGAGTTGTCCGAGCGCAGCGGCGTGCCGACCTCCGCGCTGCGCTTCTACGAGCGGCAGGGGCTCATCTCCAGCCGCCGGACCACCGGTAACCAGCGCCGCTATCACCGCAGCACGCTGCGCCGGGTGGCGTTCATCCGCGCCTCGCAGAGCGTCGGCATGCCGCTGTCGGTGATCGGGGGAGCGCTGGGCTTCCTCCCGGAGGACGCCCCGCCCACCCGGGAGTTCTGGATCAAGGCGTCGGCGTGCTGGAGCGAGGAGATCAACGCTCGCATCGAGAAGATGGAGAGGATGCGCGACCGGTTCACCGAGTGCGTCGGCTGCGGATGCCTGTCGTTCGAGCAGTGCGCGCTGATCAACCCCGGCGACGCACTCGCCGACCACGGACCGGGGCCCCGCCGCCTGCTGAATCCCTGA
- a CDS encoding SigB/SigF/SigG family RNA polymerase sigma factor, with protein sequence MSVQALAITDMTAEDLLAEMSLPEISEYRAERLRERIVEMHRHLAMEIARRYRYRGEPLEDLLQAAYVGLMKAINGFDPTLGHPFRGYAVVTMTGEVKRHFRDRTWAIRVPRVYQERRAELNRLVADLSQDFGRAPTVAELAVKMRISEEDVLLTLDASAAYSALSLDAPLGADDDAAALGDVIPDEDDALGTLVDREAVKPLIDKLPEREKNILLLRFFGNMTQAEIAAEFGISQMHVSRILRKVLDQLREELVAEC encoded by the coding sequence ATGTCTGTTCAGGCACTCGCAATCACCGACATGACCGCTGAGGACCTCCTCGCCGAGATGTCCCTGCCTGAGATCTCCGAATACCGCGCCGAGCGTCTGCGTGAGCGCATCGTCGAGATGCACCGCCACCTCGCCATGGAGATCGCCCGCCGCTACCGCTACCGCGGCGAGCCACTGGAGGACCTCCTGCAGGCCGCGTACGTGGGGCTGATGAAGGCCATCAACGGCTTTGACCCGACTCTCGGGCACCCCTTCCGCGGCTACGCCGTGGTCACCATGACCGGTGAGGTCAAGCGCCACTTCCGCGACCGCACCTGGGCCATCCGCGTCCCCCGCGTCTACCAGGAGCGCAGGGCCGAGCTGAACCGCCTGGTCGCCGACCTCAGCCAGGACTTCGGCCGCGCCCCCACGGTCGCCGAGCTGGCCGTGAAGATGCGGATCTCCGAGGAGGACGTCCTGCTCACCCTCGACGCCTCCGCCGCCTACAGCGCGCTCTCGCTGGACGCCCCCCTCGGCGCCGACGACGACGCCGCCGCGCTGGGCGACGTGATCCCCGACGAGGACGACGCGCTGGGCACCCTTGTGGACCGCGAGGCGGTCAAGCCGCTGATCGACAAGCTGCCGGAGCGTGAGAAGAACATTCTCCTGCTGCGTTTCTTCGGCAACATGACCCAGGCCGAGATAGCGGCGGAATTCGGGATCTCCCAGATGCACGTCTCCCGTATCCTGCGGAAGGTGCTTGACCAGCTCCGTGAGGAACTTGTCGCCGAATGCTGA
- a CDS encoding PucR family transcriptional regulator, producing MLQETVDEIAARLGASATLEDRVFQLLAYAAQSGDIDVVRQESILRRRATDQVRAYFEGYGIAGARGPVRIPADADLGVLARVCVPLRHHEVTYGYLWLLDDGTLGDDALASVGDLVSRAATVLAQEARSRQDLGANLRELFSSDAEERSRALSRLDDVRGPVTAIAARTSPDRVAALWTLPRAVLADPAFPVRGEPLVALLVPAGQAGELADRIQGMYGTVVGVGAPRDEPAQAWRSWREAVHALGVAGRVPALAPVATWPGLGVYRLLARMSPAGLRELAEETAGLAEDPELARTVESYLDRAGHVQETAGALGVHRQTLYYRLAKAERLTGRDLADGEDRLLIHLALKAAHLL from the coding sequence GTGTTACAGGAGACGGTAGACGAGATCGCCGCCAGGCTCGGCGCCTCGGCCACCCTGGAGGACCGGGTCTTCCAGCTCCTGGCCTACGCCGCGCAGAGCGGCGACATCGACGTGGTGCGCCAGGAGTCCATCCTGCGGCGCCGCGCGACGGACCAGGTGCGAGCCTACTTCGAGGGCTACGGCATCGCCGGGGCCCGCGGGCCCGTCCGCATCCCCGCCGACGCCGACCTGGGCGTGCTCGCGCGGGTGTGCGTGCCGCTGCGGCACCACGAGGTGACCTACGGCTACCTGTGGCTCCTCGACGACGGAACGCTCGGGGACGACGCCCTCGCCTCGGTCGGAGACCTGGTCTCCCGGGCCGCCACCGTCCTCGCCCAGGAGGCCCGCAGCCGCCAGGACCTGGGCGCGAACCTGCGGGAGCTGTTCTCCTCCGACGCCGAGGAACGCTCCCGGGCGCTGTCGCGGCTGGACGACGTGCGCGGCCCGGTGACGGCGATCGCCGCCCGCACCTCCCCGGACCGGGTCGCCGCCCTCTGGACGCTCCCGCGCGCCGTGCTCGCCGACCCCGCGTTCCCGGTACGGGGCGAGCCGCTGGTCGCCCTCCTGGTCCCGGCGGGCCAGGCCGGAGAGCTGGCCGACCGGATCCAGGGCATGTACGGGACGGTGGTGGGCGTCGGCGCCCCCAGGGACGAGCCCGCGCAGGCCTGGCGGAGCTGGCGGGAGGCCGTGCACGCGCTCGGCGTCGCCGGCCGGGTGCCCGCGCTGGCCCCCGTCGCCACCTGGCCGGGGCTGGGCGTCTACCGGCTGCTGGCCCGCATGTCACCGGCGGGGCTGCGGGAGCTGGCGGAGGAGACCGCCGGGCTGGCCGAGGATCCGGAGCTGGCCAGGACCGTGGAGAGCTACCTCGACCGCGCCGGCCACGTCCAGGAGACCGCCGGCGCGCTCGGCGTGCACCGCCAGACGCTCTACTACCGGCTGGCCAAGGCGGAGCGGCTCACCGGCAGGGACCTCGCCGACGGCGAGGACCGCCTGCTGATCCACCTCGCCCTCAAGGCCGCCCACCTGCTCTGA
- a CDS encoding glycosyltransferase produces MNIAFVSSEALSSTQDESDLAAQRAHLMAVARELGREHKVTIYTRRNSDSEKARVRVSQGVTLENLTAGPAQDLPEDGVLPYLSDLGDQLMHRWGQDRPDVIHAHSWTGGLAAIAGANGLNVPFTQTFSNENSRDVRKVRVQRAIGRRASAVIAGCGDEESSLIRLGVPRRNISVIPCGVDVERFRRQGPAAARGTRPRLLHVGPLTADKGVHTAIRALEGIPEAELIIAGGPASVDLEHDADAHRMMLLAKEIGVDDRITVLGHVPHSSVAKLMRSADVVVSLPREAPAGVVALEAMACGVPVIASAVGAHLDSVVDGVTGLLVPADRPAQTSRLTRELLADPTRRTALGFAGADRARSRYSWERISQELVHVYETALSGSAR; encoded by the coding sequence GTGAACATTGCATTCGTTTCCTCCGAGGCTCTCTCCTCCACCCAGGACGAGTCCGACCTCGCCGCCCAGCGCGCTCACCTGATGGCAGTGGCCCGTGAGCTCGGCCGTGAGCACAAGGTCACGATCTACACCCGGAGGAACTCCGACTCGGAGAAGGCCAGGGTCCGCGTGTCGCAGGGCGTCACGCTGGAGAACCTGACCGCCGGGCCCGCGCAGGACCTTCCCGAGGACGGCGTGCTGCCCTACCTGTCCGACCTCGGCGACCAGCTGATGCACCGCTGGGGGCAGGACCGCCCGGACGTCATCCACGCGCACTCCTGGACCGGCGGGCTGGCCGCGATCGCCGGGGCGAACGGCCTCAACGTGCCGTTCACCCAGACCTTCAGCAACGAGAACTCCCGCGACGTCAGGAAGGTCCGGGTGCAGCGGGCCATCGGGCGCCGGGCCAGCGCGGTGATCGCCGGGTGCGGCGACGAGGAGAGCTCGCTGATCCGGCTGGGCGTGCCGCGCCGCAACATCTCGGTCATCCCGTGCGGTGTCGACGTCGAGCGGTTCCGCCGCCAGGGTCCGGCCGCCGCCCGCGGTACCCGGCCCCGCCTGCTGCACGTGGGCCCGCTCACGGCGGACAAGGGCGTGCACACCGCGATCCGCGCGCTGGAGGGCATTCCCGAGGCCGAGCTGATCATCGCCGGTGGCCCCGCGTCCGTGGACCTGGAGCACGACGCCGACGCGCACCGCATGATGCTGCTGGCCAAGGAGATCGGCGTCGACGACCGGATCACCGTTCTCGGGCACGTCCCGCACTCCTCGGTCGCCAAGCTGATGCGCAGCGCCGACGTGGTCGTCTCGCTGCCCAGGGAGGCCCCGGCCGGCGTCGTGGCGCTGGAGGCCATGGCCTGCGGCGTTCCCGTCATCGCCTCCGCGGTGGGAGCCCACCTCGACTCCGTGGTGGACGGGGTGACCGGCCTGCTGGTGCCCGCCGACCGTCCGGCGCAGACCTCCCGCCTCACCCGCGAGCTGCTCGCCGACCCGACCCGTCGCACCGCGCTCGGCTTCGCCGGTGCCGACCGCGCCCGGTCCCGCTACTCGTGGGAGCGGATCAGCCAGGAGCTCGTCCACGTCTACGAGACCGCTCTTTCCGGCTCCGCCCGCTGA